One stretch of Chryseobacterium sp. LJ668 DNA includes these proteins:
- a CDS encoding PIG-L family deacetylase, which yields MFKKVIIVLILSFYTVFCSAQQVRPSKSSEIYRELKTLKHLPKVLYVAAHPDDENTGLLSWLINDHNVETGYLSLTRGDGGQNLLGTEQGAALGLIRTHELLEARKLDGAQQFFTRAIDFGFSKNTTDTFKQWDADSITADVVWVIRQFRPDVIICRFPPTAAAGHGQHAASAVVAEKAFKLAGDKTAFPDQLKYVNVWQPKRVLWNTFRFGAVNTTAENQLKVTVGQYDAQLGMGYGELAGLSRSLHKSQGAGTQSVAGIKTEYFSHVAGEAAKSTLFDGITKTWTSEGNADIDQSLDKIISAFNFNEPDRSLPALLVLRKKVLALKDSDFKKDKIKSLDNIILSCAGFMGEVVTNQAEAVAGDHYNFKLNLISRATNPIVLENVKWLSQSENFNRKLSKDSLITIQHDIHIPADAELTEPYWLAKSPTNAATFSVPNDTLVGLPEAESPLNVLLGLKIGSENFQVKLPLSFKKLDPVRGDVVEALRIVPALELKFAQPLYLVKENEDLLLSLNFKVNSNKQFSNGKVILMYNGERLGGGDLKSINGKDLSVDYVIPKTKLASIKSNQLQLDANFVADGVTYNKKQVLIQYPHLPSLQYFAPATVAVMKGDIQAKVKKVGYIQGAGDFIPEFLRIAGIQVDVLKDEDFYGNLHESGGNGNQNKLSQYDAIVLGVRANNTEKKLGRWMPFLWSYVKAGGNLVMQYNTNQDTTVNQLGMYNFSIANKRVTEENAEVKFLNPNHKLLNFPNKITADDFKGWVQERGAYFPDQWDAAYEPLFEMHDTAEEPLQGSTLYAKYGKGNFIYTPLAFFRQLPAGNVGAARLFLNFLSAQKN from the coding sequence ATGTTCAAAAAAGTAATCATTGTATTGATCCTTAGCTTTTATACGGTTTTTTGTTCGGCCCAACAGGTTCGGCCCTCAAAATCATCTGAAATTTACCGTGAACTCAAAACCCTTAAACACTTACCAAAAGTTTTATATGTTGCGGCTCATCCAGATGATGAAAATACAGGACTACTCTCCTGGTTAATTAACGACCACAATGTAGAAACAGGCTATCTGTCCTTAACCAGAGGTGATGGTGGTCAGAATTTATTAGGTACAGAACAAGGTGCTGCATTAGGTTTAATCAGAACCCATGAGCTTTTAGAGGCAAGAAAATTAGACGGTGCTCAACAGTTTTTTACGCGTGCGATTGATTTCGGGTTTTCTAAAAATACGACTGATACTTTTAAACAGTGGGATGCAGATAGCATTACTGCTGATGTAGTCTGGGTAATCCGTCAATTCCGTCCTGATGTGATTATTTGTCGTTTTCCTCCTACTGCTGCGGCAGGTCACGGACAACATGCAGCTTCGGCTGTGGTTGCGGAAAAAGCTTTTAAGTTGGCAGGTGATAAAACTGCTTTCCCGGATCAACTAAAATATGTCAATGTGTGGCAGCCAAAACGCGTATTGTGGAATACTTTCCGGTTTGGTGCAGTTAATACGACAGCCGAAAATCAACTGAAAGTTACCGTTGGACAATATGATGCACAATTGGGAATGGGCTATGGTGAATTGGCAGGATTAAGCAGAAGTTTACATAAAAGCCAGGGTGCGGGAACACAGTCTGTAGCCGGAATAAAAACTGAATATTTTTCCCATGTTGCTGGTGAGGCTGCAAAATCCACACTTTTTGACGGAATAACTAAAACGTGGACTTCAGAAGGAAACGCTGATATTGACCAATCATTAGATAAAATTATTTCCGCTTTCAATTTCAATGAGCCAGACCGTAGTTTACCTGCTTTGCTTGTTTTGCGAAAAAAAGTTTTAGCGTTAAAAGATTCAGACTTTAAAAAGGATAAAATAAAATCTCTCGACAATATCATTTTAAGCTGTGCCGGGTTTATGGGCGAGGTGGTTACCAATCAAGCGGAAGCTGTTGCCGGAGACCATTATAATTTCAAATTAAATCTGATTTCAAGAGCTACAAATCCTATTGTTTTAGAAAATGTAAAATGGTTGAGTCAATCAGAAAATTTCAACAGAAAACTGTCAAAAGATTCTTTAATTACCATTCAGCACGATATTCACATTCCTGCAGATGCAGAGCTCACAGAACCTTACTGGTTGGCAAAATCTCCCACGAACGCAGCAACTTTCTCTGTTCCGAATGATACTTTAGTCGGCTTGCCTGAGGCAGAATCACCATTGAATGTTTTGCTTGGTTTAAAAATAGGCTCGGAGAATTTTCAGGTTAAACTTCCTTTATCTTTCAAGAAATTAGATCCGGTGCGTGGCGATGTGGTCGAAGCCTTGCGCATTGTTCCAGCATTGGAACTGAAATTTGCACAACCGCTTTATTTAGTTAAAGAAAATGAAGATTTACTTTTGAGTTTAAATTTTAAGGTTAATTCCAATAAACAGTTTAGTAATGGTAAAGTTATTCTGATGTATAATGGAGAACGTTTAGGCGGAGGAGATTTAAAATCAATCAATGGAAAAGATCTTTCTGTCGATTATGTCATTCCAAAAACTAAACTTGCTTCAATAAAATCAAATCAATTACAATTGGATGCCAATTTTGTTGCAGATGGAGTCACTTATAACAAAAAACAGGTATTAATTCAGTATCCGCATTTACCTTCATTACAGTATTTTGCACCTGCAACAGTCGCAGTGATGAAAGGCGATATTCAGGCGAAGGTTAAAAAAGTAGGCTATATACAAGGAGCTGGTGATTTCATTCCTGAGTTCCTACGTATTGCAGGTATTCAGGTAGATGTCTTGAAAGACGAAGATTTTTATGGCAACTTACATGAATCCGGGGGAAACGGTAATCAAAACAAGCTCTCGCAATATGACGCCATCGTATTGGGTGTTCGTGCAAATAACACAGAGAAAAAGTTGGGACGCTGGATGCCTTTTTTGTGGTCTTACGTAAAAGCCGGCGGTAATTTGGTGATGCAGTACAACACGAATCAGGATACAACCGTTAACCAATTGGGAATGTATAATTTCAGTATTGCCAATAAACGCGTTACCGAAGAAAATGCTGAGGTTAAATTTTTAAATCCAAATCATAAATTACTAAACTTCCCAAACAAAATTACTGCAGATGATTTTAAAGGTTGGGTACAGGAGCGTGGCGCTTATTTCCCTGATCAATGGGATGCAGCGTATGAACCGCTTTTTGAAATGCATGATACCGCTGAAGAGCCTTTGCAGGGATCAACTTTATATGCCAAATACGGGAAGGGTAATTTTATTTATACACCGTTGGCGTTTTTCAGACAGTTACCTGCAGGAAATGTTGGTGCGGCTCGTTTATTTTTAAACTTTTTATCTGCACAGAAAAACTAA
- a CDS encoding sodium:solute symporter — MSTIDWAVLIVTLVAVVIYGVFIGRGQKSNESYLKADNKMPWYIVLIGIMATQASAITFLSAPGQAYTDGMRFVQYYFGLPLAMIVICITFIPIFQRLNVYTAYEYLENRFDKKTRVLTSLLFLFSRGLSTGISIYAPSIILSSVLNWNIYLTNVLTGGILLIYTYVGGAKAIAHTQKLQFLIILGTMAFAGYLLVQNMPNGIGFNDALYLAGKSGKLNVITTEFDWKDKYNIWSGLIGGFFLALSYFGTDQSQVGRYITAKDNTNAKMGLLLNGLVKIPMQFAILLIGALLFAFFSLKPAPIYFNERSYQHLKETKPQQAAVFEQEHQNLQIKFNAESKEILKLKETQSSQLETKIRDFKNTQTQVKDLHRRVEEAINQSNFNAEKTDTNYIFLYFVKNTLPVGMIGLLFAVIFVASWGSISAALNSLAACSLKDVHLIFKKEIPDDATELKYSRLHTLAWGIFSIGVAMFATQMGSLIEAVNVLGSLFYGPILGIFLVAFYYKKIDGPNVFMSAILSEITVIAVYKFDIVSFLWLNVIGAAAVIIFSAIGLLFYKPKAVNS, encoded by the coding sequence ATGAGTACGATAGATTGGGCAGTTCTTATTGTTACACTGGTTGCAGTGGTGATCTACGGCGTATTCATCGGTCGTGGACAAAAAAGCAACGAATCTTACCTGAAAGCCGATAATAAAATGCCCTGGTACATTGTGCTTATAGGGATTATGGCGACACAGGCAAGTGCCATTACATTTCTTTCAGCGCCGGGTCAGGCTTATACAGATGGGATGCGTTTCGTGCAGTATTACTTTGGTTTGCCTTTGGCGATGATTGTGATCTGTATCACCTTCATCCCGATTTTTCAGCGTTTAAATGTGTACACCGCCTATGAATATTTAGAAAACCGTTTTGATAAAAAAACAAGGGTGCTCACTTCACTGCTTTTTCTTTTTTCCAGAGGTTTGTCAACAGGAATCAGCATTTATGCTCCGAGTATCATCTTATCAAGCGTTTTAAACTGGAATATTTATTTAACGAATGTTTTGACAGGCGGTATTCTGTTGATTTATACCTATGTTGGAGGAGCAAAAGCGATTGCCCACACCCAAAAATTACAGTTTCTCATTATTCTGGGAACAATGGCTTTTGCAGGGTATCTGCTTGTTCAAAATATGCCAAATGGAATTGGTTTTAACGACGCGCTTTATCTGGCGGGGAAATCCGGAAAGCTCAATGTAATCACCACAGAATTCGACTGGAAGGATAAATACAATATCTGGAGCGGATTAATTGGTGGTTTTTTTCTGGCGCTTTCTTATTTCGGAACTGACCAGAGCCAAGTCGGGCGCTACATTACTGCTAAAGACAATACCAATGCAAAAATGGGCTTGCTGTTGAACGGATTGGTTAAAATTCCGATGCAGTTTGCGATTCTACTGATCGGTGCTTTGCTTTTCGCATTCTTTTCTTTAAAACCGGCTCCGATTTATTTTAACGAAAGATCTTATCAACATTTAAAGGAAACAAAACCTCAACAGGCTGCGGTTTTCGAACAGGAGCATCAAAATTTACAAATAAAATTCAATGCAGAATCAAAGGAAATTCTGAAGCTGAAAGAAACTCAATCTTCCCAACTTGAAACAAAAATTCGGGATTTTAAAAATACACAAACTCAGGTAAAAGATTTACACCGAAGGGTAGAAGAAGCTATCAATCAATCAAATTTTAATGCAGAGAAAACCGACACGAATTATATTTTCCTGTATTTTGTAAAAAATACCTTGCCTGTAGGAATGATCGGTTTACTGTTTGCTGTTATTTTTGTGGCCAGCTGGGGTTCAATTTCCGCAGCGCTGAATTCCCTTGCGGCCTGCTCATTAAAAGATGTTCATCTGATATTTAAAAAAGAAATTCCTGATGACGCAACCGAACTCAAGTACAGTCGACTTCACACCTTGGCGTGGGGAATATTCTCCATCGGCGTAGCTATGTTTGCCACTCAGATGGGTTCTCTTATTGAAGCGGTGAATGTATTAGGATCTCTTTTCTATGGCCCGATATTGGGGATTTTTCTTGTCGCATTTTATTATAAAAAAATTGATGGTCCGAATGTATTTATGTCTGCCATTTTATCTGAAATTACGGTGATTGCCGTGTATAAATTCGATATCGTTTCTTTCCTTTGGCTGAATGTCATTGGTGCAGCGGCAGTTATTATATTTTCGGCAATCGGATTATTGTTTTATAAGCCGAAAGCAGTAAATTCGTAA
- a CDS encoding DUF2911 domain-containing protein, whose amino-acid sequence MKTMIKTATVLVAAMTISVNAFAQEAKKPASPPATATGKIKDATITIAYSSPSVKGRTIWGSLEAYDKVWRAGANEATTFTTDKDITVQGKKLPAGKYSFFLIPKESGTWTAIFNKEPKQWGAYKYEEAKDALRVDVKTKALPATQETLVYKVNKNGFTMDWDKISVPVEIK is encoded by the coding sequence ATGAAAACAATGATCAAAACTGCTACCGTACTTGTAGCTGCAATGACAATTTCAGTAAATGCCTTTGCACAGGAAGCTAAAAAACCAGCAAGTCCTCCAGCTACTGCAACAGGAAAAATTAAAGATGCAACCATTACCATTGCCTACAGCAGTCCGTCTGTTAAAGGGCGTACAATATGGGGTAGTCTAGAAGCATATGATAAAGTTTGGCGTGCGGGTGCGAATGAAGCAACTACATTCACAACGGATAAAGACATTACCGTTCAGGGTAAAAAACTTCCTGCAGGTAAGTATAGCTTTTTCTTAATCCCTAAAGAGAGCGGAACCTGGACTGCGATTTTTAACAAAGAGCCCAAACAATGGGGTGCTTATAAATATGAAGAAGCTAAAGATGCTTTACGGGTGGATGTAAAAACCAAAGCTTTACCAGCAACACAGGAAACTTTAGTATATAAAGTAAACAAAAATGGATTCACAATGGATTGGGATAAAATCTCAGTTCCTGTAGAGATCAAATAA
- a CDS encoding helix-turn-helix domain-containing protein codes for MEKINHYKSITELHEKSGFEAPKHPLLSLMTCKELMTYSVGEDKFTGDFYMVALKKIKSGYVLYGKTKYDHSNGSTVFMKPRQIIEVSNVQFAEKGFVMFFHEDYLSGHPLFEQIKKYGYFEYEINEALHLSPAEELIMWELYDKIRKEYDENSDEFSREIILSHIDSILKYSDRFYKRQFIDRSLNVSGTMVKKFQKVVDAYFEKDLHLKEGLPTVNYLAGKLSVSTRYLSDVLRQETGKTALEHIHIYLIKEAKNLLLSSENNVAGIAYDLGFESPSYFTRLFKKVVGVTPVQYRDKVGI; via the coding sequence ATGGAAAAGATCAACCATTACAAAAGCATAACCGAGCTCCACGAGAAAAGCGGTTTTGAAGCACCCAAACATCCTTTATTAAGTTTGATGACCTGCAAAGAACTGATGACTTACTCGGTAGGAGAAGACAAGTTTACCGGGGATTTTTATATGGTGGCTTTAAAAAAGATCAAGTCTGGTTACGTTCTTTACGGTAAAACAAAATATGATCACAGCAATGGTTCTACGGTTTTTATGAAGCCGAGACAAATTATTGAAGTGAGTAATGTTCAGTTTGCAGAAAAAGGTTTTGTGATGTTTTTCCACGAAGATTATCTTTCCGGTCATCCACTTTTTGAGCAAATCAAAAAATATGGATATTTCGAATATGAGATTAATGAAGCTTTACATCTTTCTCCGGCTGAAGAACTCATAATGTGGGAACTGTACGATAAAATCAGAAAAGAATATGATGAAAACTCGGATGAATTCAGTCGTGAAATTATTCTTTCGCACATCGATTCTATCCTTAAATATTCAGACCGGTTCTACAAAAGACAATTCATCGACAGAAGTTTGAATGTTTCCGGAACAATGGTAAAAAAGTTCCAAAAAGTAGTGGATGCTTATTTTGAAAAAGACTTGCACTTAAAAGAAGGCTTACCCACTGTAAATTATCTGGCCGGAAAACTTTCTGTATCAACCCGATATCTAAGTGATGTTTTAAGACAGGAAACAGGTAAAACCGCTTTAGAGCATATTCATATCTATTTGATTAAAGAAGCGAAAAATCTATTGTTAAGTTCAGAAAACAACGTTGCCGGAATTGCTTATGATCTTGGTTTTGAAAGTCCTTCTTATTTTACGAGATTGTTTAAGAAGGTTGTGGGCGTGACGCCTGTGCAGTATCGGGATAAAGTCGGTATATAG
- a CDS encoding SDR family NAD(P)-dependent oxidoreductase encodes MQKTIFITGASRGFGKLWTEAFLKRGDKVAATSRNADAFKDLAEQYGDQFLPLSLDITDRKSVFETVQKAKEHFGSLDVVINNAGYGVFGAVEEVGEKVTKDVFEANVFGTLWVTQAALPIFREQGSGHVIQLSSVLGVWSLPTLGIYNATKFAVEGFSEALASEVKDFGINVTMIEPNGYTTDFGGTSAIHGDAIPAYDALKSTLGEMEGLLPEDYGKPEATVPAILKLIDSENPPLRLFLGKLGLPKTERVYAEKIQTWTDWKEVSEAAHG; translated from the coding sequence ATGCAAAAAACAATTTTTATCACAGGAGCATCAAGAGGATTCGGAAAACTATGGACAGAAGCTTTTCTTAAAAGAGGAGACAAAGTAGCTGCAACTTCCAGAAACGCAGATGCTTTTAAAGATCTGGCTGAACAATATGGCGACCAATTTTTACCTCTTTCTTTGGATATTACAGACAGAAAATCAGTTTTTGAAACCGTACAAAAAGCAAAAGAGCATTTCGGAAGTTTAGATGTGGTCATTAATAATGCAGGTTACGGCGTTTTCGGAGCGGTTGAAGAAGTTGGGGAAAAGGTTACTAAAGACGTTTTCGAAGCGAATGTTTTCGGAACACTTTGGGTAACCCAGGCAGCTTTGCCAATTTTCAGAGAACAGGGTAGTGGTCACGTTATTCAGCTTTCAAGTGTTCTTGGAGTTTGGAGTTTACCGACGCTAGGGATTTACAACGCAACTAAATTTGCTGTAGAAGGTTTCAGCGAAGCTTTGGCAAGCGAAGTAAAAGATTTTGGAATCAATGTTACGATGATTGAGCCAAACGGTTATACAACAGATTTCGGTGGAACATCAGCCATTCACGGCGATGCGATTCCTGCTTATGATGCTTTAAAATCAACTTTAGGAGAAATGGAAGGTCTTTTACCAGAAGATTACGGAAAACCGGAAGCGACCGTTCCAGCAATTCTTAAATTAATCGACAGCGAAAATCCACCATTACGTTTATTCTTAGGAAAATTAGGATTGCCAAAAACAGAGCGTGTTTATGCAGAAAAAATCCAGACCTGGACAGATTGGAAAGAAGTTTCTGAGGCAGCACACGGATAA
- a CDS encoding MFS transporter, producing MKPQNLKYLQSSTLLAFILIPLGGLTTDIYIPSLPAMSKDLNVSMQQVQLSLLLFMVSSGFSQLFIGSILDSFGRYRINIIALIIFSMASFTIAAVPDIYVIYAMRIIQGITVSLIIVGKRAFFVDMYKGEKLKHYTSLFSIVWATAPIVAPFIGGYLQVHLGWQSNFYLLGILTVTVLLFELRFTGESLKNFQKFKRKEISTVYKKMLGTPDFILALLIIGLSYSLLVIYGIASPFIIEKVYGYTPVVTGYSSLASGIALMSGGIISKLLIKKGLFLKINTAVSIQIIIAVLMLIITSKCDSLIFLLAFTLSIHLLSGFIFNNAYAYSLQRFTTNAGIASGLTGGGVYVVSSVVGYGLINIFDIKNIQTLSVVNVLIISLLLISILLFKRATSEGKEIPEHLVKN from the coding sequence ATGAAACCACAAAACTTAAAATATCTTCAAAGCAGCACTTTGCTGGCATTTATACTGATTCCTTTAGGAGGTTTGACTACAGACATTTATATTCCATCATTGCCGGCAATGTCTAAAGATTTGAATGTATCGATGCAGCAAGTGCAACTTTCTTTACTGCTTTTTATGGTCAGTTCCGGTTTCAGTCAGCTTTTTATAGGAAGCATTCTGGACAGTTTTGGAAGATATAGAATCAATATCATTGCTCTCATTATTTTTTCAATGGCGAGTTTTACGATTGCTGCCGTTCCCGATATCTACGTTATTTACGCAATGAGAATTATTCAGGGGATCACGGTCTCGTTGATAATTGTCGGGAAAAGAGCCTTTTTTGTAGATATGTACAAAGGCGAAAAACTGAAACATTACACCAGTTTATTTTCCATCGTTTGGGCTACAGCTCCTATTGTCGCTCCGTTTATTGGCGGTTATCTGCAGGTACATTTGGGCTGGCAATCTAATTTCTACCTTTTAGGTATTCTCACGGTAACGGTTTTGCTTTTTGAGCTGAGATTCACAGGAGAATCTTTAAAAAACTTTCAGAAATTCAAACGAAAAGAAATCTCTACTGTTTATAAAAAGATGTTGGGAACACCGGATTTTATATTGGCTTTACTGATTATTGGGCTCAGTTATTCGCTTTTAGTGATTTATGGAATTGCAAGTCCTTTTATTATCGAAAAAGTGTATGGCTATACGCCGGTAGTTACAGGCTACAGTTCTTTAGCCTCTGGAATTGCGTTGATGAGTGGTGGTATTATTTCAAAACTATTAATTAAAAAAGGATTATTCCTAAAAATTAATACCGCTGTTTCTATTCAAATCATAATAGCGGTTTTGATGCTCATCATTACCTCAAAATGTGACAGTCTAATTTTCCTTCTGGCATTTACTTTATCAATTCATTTACTTTCCGGATTTATTTTCAACAATGCTTATGCTTACAGTTTACAGAGATTTACTACCAATGCGGGAATTGCCAGCGGACTGACTGGTGGAGGTGTTTATGTGGTAAGTTCAGTAGTTGGATATGGTTTGATTAATATATTTGACATCAAAAACATCCAGACTTTATCCGTGGTTAATGTACTAATTATCTCGCTACTGCTAATCAGTATTTTGTTGTTCAAAAGAGCTACATCTGAAGGCAAAGAAATTCCAGAACATTTGGTTAAAAATTAA
- a CDS encoding aldehyde dehydrogenase family protein yields MKTVNKVYINGEFVTPHGTEIFDLINPSNNQKIGEVTLADETDTKNAIAAAKEAFKTFSKSTVTERIDYLTKLKVAVEKRQQDFIDIMIEEYGGTHQFVTMSNKYTGAWFDSMIEVLNTYKFEKTINSSLVKLQPVGVVGIITPWNASNSSVCSKVATAIAAGCTVVIKPSEMSALQTQVLMEAFHDAGLPKGIINFVTGLGNIVGTELTGNPDVSKISFTGSTAVGKLIAKTAVDTMKRVTLELGGKSPNIILDDADLEKAIPMAVYGAYMNSAQACIAPTRLLVPENKLNEVNAIAKTVAEKMVVGLPQNENTNIGPMVSVKQFDRVQNYIKIGLEEGATLLAGGEGKPEGLEKGNFVKATIFTNVNNKMRIAQEEIFGPVLSIIPYKTEEEAIKIANDSPYGLAAYISSADEDRAMRVASQIDAGRICVNGFSHDPLVPFGGFKQSGIGREYGAYGLEAYLEPKAILK; encoded by the coding sequence ATGAAAACAGTAAATAAAGTTTACATCAACGGCGAATTTGTAACGCCTCACGGAACAGAAATTTTTGACCTTATCAATCCTTCCAATAATCAAAAGATTGGCGAAGTGACATTGGCTGACGAAACCGACACGAAAAATGCAATCGCTGCCGCCAAAGAAGCTTTTAAAACATTTTCTAAATCAACAGTGACTGAACGAATCGATTATTTAACAAAACTAAAAGTAGCAGTTGAAAAAAGACAGCAGGATTTCATCGATATAATGATTGAAGAATACGGCGGCACTCATCAATTCGTCACAATGAGCAACAAATATACGGGCGCTTGGTTCGACAGTATGATTGAAGTTCTTAACACCTATAAATTCGAAAAAACAATCAATTCTTCATTGGTAAAATTACAACCCGTCGGTGTAGTCGGAATCATCACACCTTGGAATGCCAGCAACAGTTCGGTTTGCAGCAAAGTAGCAACAGCCATTGCCGCTGGATGTACCGTTGTCATCAAACCGAGCGAAATGAGCGCTTTGCAGACACAGGTTTTGATGGAAGCTTTCCACGATGCAGGTTTGCCGAAAGGCATTATCAATTTTGTAACAGGTTTGGGAAATATTGTTGGAACAGAATTAACCGGCAATCCAGATGTTTCCAAAATCTCCTTCACAGGTTCCACGGCAGTCGGAAAACTGATTGCAAAAACGGCAGTTGATACAATGAAACGGGTCACTTTGGAATTGGGAGGAAAATCTCCAAACATTATTCTCGACGATGCAGATTTGGAAAAAGCAATTCCGATGGCAGTTTACGGTGCTTATATGAACAGTGCTCAGGCGTGCATTGCTCCGACAAGACTTTTAGTTCCGGAAAATAAACTCAATGAAGTCAATGCAATTGCCAAAACAGTTGCTGAAAAGATGGTAGTTGGCTTACCTCAGAATGAAAACACCAATATTGGTCCGATGGTCAGCGTAAAGCAATTCGACAGAGTTCAAAATTATATTAAAATAGGTTTGGAAGAAGGCGCAACTTTACTTGCAGGTGGCGAAGGAAAACCCGAAGGTTTGGAAAAAGGAAACTTTGTAAAAGCAACCATTTTTACCAATGTCAACAACAAAATGAGAATCGCACAGGAAGAGATTTTCGGTCCCGTTTTATCCATTATTCCTTACAAAACCGAAGAAGAAGCGATAAAAATTGCAAACGATTCGCCTTATGGTTTGGCGGCTTACATCAGTTCAGCGGACGAAGATAGAGCAATGCGTGTTGCTTCTCAGATTGATGCGGGAAGAATCTGTGTAAATGGTTTCAGTCACGACCCGTTGGTGCCGTTCGGTGGTTTCAAACAATCGGGAATCGGAAGAGAATATGGTGCTTACGGTTTGGAAGCTTATCTTGAACCAAAAGCCATTCTGAAATAA
- a CDS encoding helix-turn-helix domain-containing protein codes for METPDIVYSCYHEVSRKGENFVPKHTLSYQISGSFVLADDKENFTANPGDFNLIRKNQLVKFVKIPPENGVFESMNIYLSDENLINFSKEYHLEAEHSVATKPLIPIEVNAVLQNFMTSLKTILESDFKNQSLIDLKIKELLLILLQTKPELKNILFDFSEPFKIDLEAFMNQNYRYNVNLERFAYLTGRSLATFKRDFEKVFQTSPHKWILQKRLNEAHFLMKEGKSASDIFVDLGFEDLSHFSYVFKKQFGYSPTKIEKV; via the coding sequence ATGGAAACACCAGATATAGTTTATTCCTGCTACCACGAAGTGAGCAGAAAGGGCGAAAATTTTGTTCCGAAACACACGCTTTCGTATCAGATTTCGGGTAGTTTTGTGTTGGCAGATGACAAAGAAAATTTTACGGCGAATCCTGGGGATTTCAATTTAATCAGAAAAAACCAATTGGTTAAATTTGTCAAGATTCCACCTGAAAACGGTGTTTTTGAAAGTATGAACATTTATTTGAGTGATGAAAATTTAATCAATTTTTCAAAAGAATATCATTTAGAAGCAGAACATTCTGTTGCTACTAAACCTCTTATTCCAATAGAGGTCAATGCAGTCCTTCAGAATTTTATGACTTCATTAAAAACAATTCTTGAAAGCGATTTCAAAAACCAATCTTTAATAGATTTAAAAATAAAAGAACTTCTTCTAATTTTACTGCAAACGAAACCCGAACTGAAAAATATCCTTTTCGATTTCTCAGAGCCATTTAAAATTGATTTGGAAGCGTTTATGAACCAAAACTACCGCTACAATGTTAATCTCGAGCGTTTCGCTTATTTGACGGGAAGAAGTCTTGCCACTTTCAAGCGTGATTTTGAAAAAGTATTTCAAACTTCGCCCCACAAATGGATTCTTCAAAAACGGTTGAATGAAGCACATTTCCTTATGAAAGAAGGTAAATCTGCATCGGATATTTTTGTCGATTTGGGTTTTGAAGACCTTTCGCATTTTTCTTATGTTTTCAAAAAGCAGTTTGGGTACAGTCCGACGAAAATTGAGAAGGTTTAA
- a CDS encoding helix-turn-helix domain-containing protein gives MPESFINIYSIADLHQYYSLESPKHPMVTVIDLTKIKRKDVDFAHHFYHLSLYTVVYKKFHGSLKYGRSDYDFQEGALMFTAPDQVMQPSSDTEIDEGWFLAFHPDFIYGSELGKKIRNYTFFDYGSNEALHVSDEEKKTLVTIISTIEAEYSKNIDRHTQGLILNNIELLLNYCDRFYERQFFTRSKVSSDILQNFEQLLNQYFDDANLIDKGIPEVKYFAENLHLSSNYLSDLLTKYSGKTTIEHIHLKLVEKAKNLLLGTSKSISEIAYELGFEHPSHFSKIFKTKTGLSPLHFRKN, from the coding sequence ATGCCGGAATCATTCATCAACATTTATTCGATTGCAGACCTTCATCAATATTACAGTCTTGAAAGTCCGAAACATCCTATGGTTACTGTAATCGACCTTACAAAAATAAAGAGAAAAGATGTGGATTTTGCGCATCATTTTTATCATCTGAGTTTGTATACGGTTGTTTACAAAAAATTCCACGGCAGCTTGAAATATGGTCGTTCAGATTATGATTTTCAGGAAGGCGCTTTGATGTTCACTGCACCAGACCAGGTAATGCAACCAAGTTCTGATACTGAAATTGATGAAGGTTGGTTTCTGGCGTTTCATCCGGATTTTATTTATGGTTCCGAATTGGGTAAAAAGATTCGGAACTATACTTTTTTTGACTACGGAAGCAATGAAGCACTGCACGTTTCTGATGAGGAAAAGAAGACGCTTGTGACGATAATTTCTACCATCGAAGCAGAATATTCTAAAAACATCGACCGCCATACACAAGGTTTGATTTTAAATAATATTGAGCTACTCCTCAACTATTGTGATCGTTTCTACGAAAGGCAGTTTTTTACAAGGTCAAAGGTGAGCAGCGATATTCTTCAGAATTTTGAACAATTGCTTAATCAGTATTTTGATGATGCTAATCTGATTGACAAAGGGATTCCCGAAGTGAAATATTTCGCAGAAAACCTTCATCTTTCATCTAATTATTTATCTGACCTTCTCACCAAATATTCCGGGAAAACAACGATTGAACATATTCATCTCAAGTTGGTTGAGAAAGCAAAAAACTTGTTGCTTGGAACTTCAAAATCCATCAGTGAAATTGCGTATGAGCTCGGATTTGAACATCCTTCTCATTTCTCGAAAATATTCAAAACGAAGACAGGATTATCGCCACTTCATTTCAGGAAAAATTAG